The following are encoded together in the Humulus lupulus chromosome 5, drHumLupu1.1, whole genome shotgun sequence genome:
- the LOC133834516 gene encoding zinc finger protein CONSTANS-LIKE 1-like isoform X1 has translation MYAEAGLLFPYFQNFSEGLQQYDEFCRTEKLNASMDSMVQLSMVSEYDMGAEGDLFKAPEPIIEEPVMGLDPVTAAISMVSCGEDVMSRQALKVADIESFQQEQLLNEVLYECEKDLFEQAAMDMSLSEVLDIKIPSLRIDGNFFQENKQLSDSSFQKSISSESLSSMEWMQGSVTKPNFLDFPVMDFSAAYGMRRAFSEGDIKTLGNGNISLIHSPHERPMIISKSISEERKEKLSRYRNKKTKRNFGRKIKYACRKALADNQPRIRGRFAKTEESDGKRQ, from the exons ATGTATGCAGAGGCAGGGCTTTTGTTCCCTTATTTCCAGAACTTCTCTGAAGGACTTCAGCAGTATGATGAGTTTTGCAGAACAGAGAAGTTAAATGCTTCAATG GATAGCATGGTTCAGCTTTCCATGGTGTCCGAATATGACATGGGAGCAGAAGGTGATCTATTCAAAGCTCCAGAACCAATTATAGAGGAACCAGTCATGGGACTTGATCCAGTGACAGCAGCTATTTCAATGGTATCTTGTGGAGAAGATGTCATGTCACGCCAAGCACTCAAGGTTGCAGACATTGAATCGTTTCAACAGGAGCAGCTTTTGAACGAGGTCCTGTATGAATGTGAGAAGGATCTCTTTGAGCAAGCAGCCATGGATATGTCGCTGTCCGAAGTCCTAGATATTAAGATTCCTTCTCTAAGGATAGATGGAAACTTTTTCCAAGAAAACAAACAGCTTTCGGATTCATCATTCCAGAAAAGCATCAGCTCAGAATCTTTGAGCTCAATGGAGTGGATGCAAGGATCTGTGACCAAGCCGAATTTCCTGGATTTCCCCGTAATGGATTTTAGTGCTGCTTATGGAATGCGCCGGGCATTTAGTGAAGGAGATATTAAG ACTCTTGGCAATGGTAACATAAGCCTCATCCATTCTCCCCACGAGCGGCCGATGATCATTAGCAAAAGTATCTCGGAGGAACGCAAGGAAAAGCTTTCAAGATACAGGAATAAGAAGACAAAGAGGAACTTTGGCAGGAAAATCAAG tACGCTTGCAGGAAGGCTCTTGCTGACAACCAACCAAGGATCCGAGGAAGGTTTGCAAAAACTGAGGAATCTGATGGAAAGAGGCAATAG
- the LOC133834516 gene encoding zinc finger protein CONSTANS-LIKE 1-like isoform X2, translating to MVQLSMVSEYDMGAEGDLFKAPEPIIEEPVMGLDPVTAAISMVSCGEDVMSRQALKVADIESFQQEQLLNEVLYECEKDLFEQAAMDMSLSEVLDIKIPSLRIDGNFFQENKQLSDSSFQKSISSESLSSMEWMQGSVTKPNFLDFPVMDFSAAYGMRRAFSEGDIKTLGNGNISLIHSPHERPMIISKSISEERKEKLSRYRNKKTKRNFGRKIKYACRKALADNQPRIRGRFAKTEESDGKRQ from the exons ATGGTTCAGCTTTCCATGGTGTCCGAATATGACATGGGAGCAGAAGGTGATCTATTCAAAGCTCCAGAACCAATTATAGAGGAACCAGTCATGGGACTTGATCCAGTGACAGCAGCTATTTCAATGGTATCTTGTGGAGAAGATGTCATGTCACGCCAAGCACTCAAGGTTGCAGACATTGAATCGTTTCAACAGGAGCAGCTTTTGAACGAGGTCCTGTATGAATGTGAGAAGGATCTCTTTGAGCAAGCAGCCATGGATATGTCGCTGTCCGAAGTCCTAGATATTAAGATTCCTTCTCTAAGGATAGATGGAAACTTTTTCCAAGAAAACAAACAGCTTTCGGATTCATCATTCCAGAAAAGCATCAGCTCAGAATCTTTGAGCTCAATGGAGTGGATGCAAGGATCTGTGACCAAGCCGAATTTCCTGGATTTCCCCGTAATGGATTTTAGTGCTGCTTATGGAATGCGCCGGGCATTTAGTGAAGGAGATATTAAG ACTCTTGGCAATGGTAACATAAGCCTCATCCATTCTCCCCACGAGCGGCCGATGATCATTAGCAAAAGTATCTCGGAGGAACGCAAGGAAAAGCTTTCAAGATACAGGAATAAGAAGACAAAGAGGAACTTTGGCAGGAAAATCAAG tACGCTTGCAGGAAGGCTCTTGCTGACAACCAACCAAGGATCCGAGGAAGGTTTGCAAAAACTGAGGAATCTGATGGAAAGAGGCAATAG